The Methanosarcinales archaeon region TGAATACATAGATCTCTTTAAAACTGGCGGAGGAGAAAAAGCAGCCAGGGAGTTGGGAGTGCCTTTTCTTGGAAAAATTCCATTGGACCAGGAAATCGTAAAGTGCTGTGATGATGGGAACCCATTTGTTGCATCTGATTCCAAATCAGAATCAACAGAGTCTTTCAAGGAGATTGTCGCAAAAATCGAGGACTTTGCGAATGGAAATTGAGGGTACATTGATTGTGAATAATCGAATAAATAATAGGAGGAATCATGAAAATTGCTATAACTGCATCAGGAGATAATTTAGAATGCCAGATGGATCCCCGATTTGGAAGATGCCAGAATTTCCTGATCATAGATCCGGATACAATGGATTTTGAAGTTATGTCAAATGAGAGTGCAATGGCTTCTGGTGGGGCTGGAATACAGGCTGCACAAACCATTGTCAATACTGGTATTAATGCACTAATAACCGGAAATTTGGGGCCCAATGCTTATAAAATACTTTCAGCTGCCGGGATTGAAACAATGACCGGTGCCAGTGGTACTGTCAGACACGCTTTAGAACAGTACAACAACGGCAGTTTACAGCCAGCACTGGGTGCAACAGTTGGTGCTCATGCCGGAATGCCCGGCATGGGTGCCAGGGAAAGGAGCGGTCGAGGCAGAGAACAAAAGACTGGTGTAAGCACAAAGGATGTACCGAGCCAGTCATCAGCAACAAAAGAACAGGAAATCTCGATGCTGGAAGAAGAACTGGAACAGACCGAGATACAATTGGCTCAAATGAAGAAAAAACTCGATGTTATTAAAAAATAGGAGGTAAATACATGCCAGCAGGTCAGGGAAGAGGCGGAGGAATGGGCAAGGGTAGACAAAGACAGGGCATGGGTCCACCAAAAGAGTGCAAATGTCCAGGTTGCGGACACACTATTCCCCATCAGCCAGGACAGCCGT contains the following coding sequences:
- a CDS encoding dinitrogenase iron-molybdenum cofactor biosynthesis protein codes for the protein MKIAITASGDNLECQMDPRFGRCQNFLIIDPDTMDFEVMSNESAMASGGAGIQAAQTIVNTGINALITGNLGPNAYKILSAAGIETMTGASGTVRHALEQYNNGSLQPALGATVGAHAGMPGMGARERSGRGREQKTGVSTKDVPSQSSATKEQEISMLEEELEQTEIQLAQMKKKLDVIKK